In a single window of the Desulfovibrio sp. ZJ209 genome:
- a CDS encoding DctP family TRAP transporter solute-binding subunit: protein MKRGKLFLALAACACLVAAPFTAAKAEPYKGEYKLSVVPGATSGWGKTATYFADLVRKRSDGRINIKVYPSSQLLSGKQTSEFLMLRNGAIDFALASTINWSPQIKELNLPALPFFIAAQPDRYKAMDAIEAGKSGKMMVDAIEDKGVKIIGWAENGFRELTTSKGPIASPEDMKGLKIRVVGSPIFIETFRELGANPVNMNWSEATTGFQQGVVDGQENPTNGINIPLKIWDFHKHHSDWHYMIDPLLMGVNPQVWKSFSPEDQKLLVECAAEAEKYGKALSRLGMDDGASAAYLKSIGELPEAADPYATMKENGMTVTRLTPEQIQAFHKATQKVRDDWTAKIGPDLVKAAESDMAAVK from the coding sequence ATGAAACGCGGAAAACTCTTTCTCGCCCTGGCGGCCTGCGCCTGCCTTGTGGCGGCGCCGTTCACGGCCGCCAAGGCGGAACCGTACAAGGGCGAATACAAGCTGAGCGTGGTGCCCGGCGCCACCTCCGGCTGGGGCAAGACGGCCACCTATTTCGCGGACCTCGTACGCAAGCGCTCCGACGGGCGCATCAATATCAAGGTCTATCCCTCGAGCCAGCTGCTCTCCGGCAAGCAGACCTCGGAATTCCTCATGCTGCGCAACGGCGCCATTGACTTCGCGCTGGCCTCGACCATCAACTGGTCGCCGCAGATCAAGGAACTCAACCTCCCCGCGCTGCCCTTCTTCATCGCCGCCCAGCCCGACCGCTACAAGGCCATGGACGCCATTGAGGCCGGCAAGTCCGGCAAGATGATGGTGGACGCCATCGAGGACAAGGGCGTCAAGATCATCGGCTGGGCCGAGAACGGCTTCCGCGAGCTCACCACCAGCAAGGGGCCCATCGCCTCGCCCGAGGACATGAAGGGCCTCAAGATCCGCGTGGTGGGCAGCCCCATCTTCATCGAGACCTTCCGCGAGCTGGGCGCCAACCCGGTGAACATGAACTGGAGCGAGGCCACCACGGGCTTCCAGCAGGGCGTGGTGGACGGCCAGGAAAACCCGACCAACGGCATCAACATCCCGCTCAAGATCTGGGATTTCCACAAGCACCACAGCGACTGGCACTACATGATCGACCCCCTGCTCATGGGCGTGAACCCGCAGGTGTGGAAGAGCTTCAGCCCCGAGGACCAGAAGCTGCTCGTGGAATGCGCGGCCGAAGCGGAAAAGTACGGCAAGGCGCTTTCGCGCCTCGGCATGGATGACGGCGCTTCCGCCGCCTACCTGAAGAGCATCGGCGAACTGCCCGAAGCGGCGGACCCCTACGCCACCATGAAGGAAAACGGCATGACCGTCACCCGCCTCACGCCCGAGCAGATCCAGGCCTTCCACAAGGCCACGCAGAAGGTGCGTGACGACTGGACGGCCAAGATCGGGCCCGACCTCGTGAAGGCGGCCGAAAGCGACATGGCCGCCGTCAAGTAG
- a CDS encoding MarR family transcriptional regulator, with protein sequence MSEADDEKNALGYHLHRAFAALTETLHAELRAAGLSLTHPQFSVLQAVSRKPGISQNGLARETGKDGAAISRSLDYLEKRGLVRRAPLNGCTKGVFLTQKAEDLRPLLDGAIRKTVARACRDMTPEEVETVIRLLEKISSTLHEGAKDN encoded by the coding sequence ATGAGCGAGGCCGATGACGAAAAAAACGCCCTGGGCTATCACCTGCACCGGGCCTTTGCCGCGCTCACCGAGACCCTGCACGCGGAATTGCGCGCGGCCGGGCTTTCCCTCACGCATCCGCAATTTTCCGTGCTCCAGGCCGTGAGCCGCAAGCCGGGCATAAGCCAGAACGGCCTCGCGCGTGAAACCGGCAAGGACGGCGCCGCCATCAGCCGCTCGCTCGACTATCTCGAAAAGCGGGGGCTCGTGCGCCGCGCGCCCCTCAACGGCTGCACCAAGGGCGTGTTCCTGACGCAAAAGGCCGAAGATCTTCGGCCGCTGCTGGACGGCGCCATCCGCAAAACCGTGGCCCGCGCCTGCCGGGACATGACACCTGAAGAGGTGGAAACTGTCATCCGCCTTTTGGAAAAAATCTCCTCCACCTTGCACGAGGGCGCGAAGGACAACTGA
- a CDS encoding amidohydrolase family protein, whose product MAAAIKPWPTRFRAFATLPWASPQEAVAELKRCVSELGFVGALISGRPGTGPVFLDDPRFEPVWQAFCELDVPLYVHPSFTCKEVCPAYYSGLGEQVDTIVSAYGWGWHVEAGVQMLRMILRGVFERFPGLKIISGHWGEVLPYYLTRLDQMLSPAVTGLPQTISEYYKDHVSITPSGVWDYDCLEYCLKKVGIGHLLYSTDFPYMPEKGASAFLEDAPLTEEEKIQFGSANAEKLLHIS is encoded by the coding sequence ATGGCCGCGGCCATCAAGCCATGGCCCACGCGCTTCCGCGCCTTTGCGACCCTCCCCTGGGCAAGCCCGCAGGAGGCTGTGGCGGAGCTGAAACGCTGTGTTTCCGAGCTCGGTTTCGTGGGTGCGCTCATTTCCGGGCGCCCGGGCACTGGCCCGGTCTTTCTGGACGACCCGCGCTTCGAGCCCGTGTGGCAGGCCTTCTGCGAGCTCGATGTGCCGCTCTACGTCCATCCCAGCTTCACCTGCAAGGAAGTGTGCCCCGCCTATTACAGCGGCCTCGGCGAGCAGGTGGACACCATCGTCAGCGCCTATGGCTGGGGCTGGCATGTGGAGGCGGGCGTGCAGATGCTGCGCATGATCCTGCGCGGCGTGTTCGAGCGCTTCCCGGGGCTCAAGATCATCTCGGGCCATTGGGGCGAAGTGCTGCCCTATTACCTCACCCGGCTCGACCAGATGCTCTCCCCGGCGGTGACGGGCCTCCCGCAGACCATCTCGGAGTACTACAAGGATCATGTCTCGATAACGCCCAGCGGCGTCTGGGACTATGACTGCCTTGAATATTGCCTGAAAAAGGTGGGCATCGGCCACTTGCTCTATTCCACGGATTTTCCCTACATGCCGGAGAAGGGCGCCAGCGCCTTCCTTGAGGACGCGCCCCTGACGGAGGAGGAAAAGATCCAGTTCGGG